In Chrysemys picta bellii isolate R12L10 chromosome 22, ASM1138683v2, whole genome shotgun sequence, the genomic stretch atagatagatagatagatagatagatagatagatagatagatagatagcaggggtggatggggatggatagagagaggggggtggatggggatagatagatagatagggtggatggggatagatagatagatagatagggtggatggggatagatagatagatagatagatagatagatagatagatagatagatagaaagaaagaaggtggatggggatggatagatagagcgggtggatggggatggatagagagaggggggtggatggggatagatagatagatagatagatagatagatagatagatagatagatagatagagcgggtggatggggatagagagagagatggggagtggatggggatagatagatagatagatagatagatagatagatagatagatagatagatagatagatagatagatagatagatagatagatagatagatagatagatagatagaaagaaggtggatggggatagatagatagatagggtggatggggatagatagatagatagatagggtggatggggatagatagatagatagatagatagatagatagatagatagatagatagatagatagatagatagaaagaaagaaggtggatggggatggatagatagagcgggtggatggggatggatagagagaggggggtggatggggatagatagatagatagatagggtggatggggatagatagatagatagatagatagatagatagatagatagatagatagatagatagatagatagatggtggatggggatggatagatagagcaggtggatggggatagagagagagagagagagagagagagagagatagatagtggatggggatagagagagggggggtggatggggatagattgataaaTAGATAGACAGATTATGGGCATGTTTGGTAAGTGGATGGGTAGATAAATACTGGGTGCCATAGGGGTAGCTAGCAAGCTATCTCTGGTGCCTATGGGGGTAgtttagacagacagacaagtcCGGTCTCCCCTAGCAGAGAGAGTGATCAGTGCCCAGGCTGCGACAGGAGCCCTGTACCTGCTGAACTGGGGGCGGATGAGGAGCTGGTACCCATCGGAGCTGCCTTGGCAAAGACACAGGCGCATGCAGAGGGTCACCCCCTGGAAAGAGGGGTCTCGGGCCTCAGCGCTCCGGCTGGGTGCGGGCTGCTTGCGGGGAtttctcctcctgcagcccggctcAGGCTGGCTGGGGCCGCCGGCCCCTGGCTCCCCGCTCCGCCCCTCCTGCCCCGCTGCCCCGGCCTCTCTGGGCGGGTcgccattgaagtctatggggagggggcagggggacctCGTCGGGGGCCCTGCCCCAGTCTcgggggggctggctggcgcCGCCGCGCCGGACACCAGATGAGAGCAGTGCAGGCTGATGAGACTCAGGGTGTCCATGGGGCtgcaggtgcccagggcagcgagggggctggccccggccccgggctGCGGCTGCGGCGGAGCGCTGCGCCCTGGGCGCACGGCTGGCCCCGGCGGCGGCGGACGGCTCGGCTCCTGCTGGCCCCCCGGCGCCTGGGGCAGCCGCTGGGCGGACTCCTGCAGGAAGCTCAGGGCGCTGCTGTCGGGGACCTGCAGGCAGCAGGCCATGCTGGGCAGGGGCTCCGGGCGGGGGCGCCCCGCGggcctgggggagcagagcaCAGGGGCGTTAGGGGGGCGGAGCACCCAGGGGCccgcgggaggggggcgggggcgcggggcagctccccactcaccccccgtgggcagcttcccccacccggggcctgatcccctccccctcccccggggcagcccccactcaccccccgtgggcagcttccccccctcggggcctgatcccctcccccggggcagcccccactcaccccccgtgggcagcttcccccccccggggcctgatcccctccccctcccccggggcagCTCCCACTCACCCCCCGTGGGCAGCTTCCCCCACCCggggcctgatcccctccccctcccccggggcagcccccactcaccccccgtgggcagcttcccccccccccggggcctgatcccctccccctcccccggggcagcccccactcaccccccgtgggcagcttccccccccccccggggcctgatcccctccccctcccccggggcagcccccactcaccccccgtgggcagcttccccccccccggggcctgatcccctcccccggggcagctccccactcaccccccgGGGCCtcatcctctccccctccccggggcagcTCCCACTCACCTCCCTtgggcacctccccctccccccggggcagctccctactcaccccccgtgggcagcttccccccctcggggcctgatcccctcccccggggcagCTCCCACTCACCCCCCGtgggcacctccccctccccccgtgggcagcttccccccccggagcctgatcccctccccctcccccggggcagctccccactcaccccccgtgggcacctcccctccccatccttctccccccacccgggcagcccctccccccacccatccccaggggtagccccctcagcccccacagaCCCCTCCCAGCCCCTAGGCTCAGCTCCCCATcgacctgccccctccccccggctgggtGCTGCCGGCCTCGGGATCCCGCCCGCAGCCCCCGGCCAATGACAGCTGGAGGCTGCGGCTCGCGAGCTGCCCGCCCAAAACAGCCCCGAGCTCGCGCCCAGCTCGAGGGCAAGCGCGTGGGGCTGATCcggatcctcccctccccccggggcaaGCGCGTGGGGCTGATCCGGATCCTCCCCTCCCACCGGGGCAAGCGCGTGGGGCTGATCcggatcctcccctccccccggggcaaGCGCGTGGGGCTGATCCGGAtcctcccctccctccggggCAAGCGCGTGGGGCTGATCcggatcctcccctccccccggggcaaGCGCGTGGGGCTGATCcggatcctcccctccccccggggcaaGCGCGTGGGGCTGATCCGGATCCTCCCCTCCCACCGGGGCAAGCGCGTGGGGCTGATCCGGATTCCCTTCCTACGGGCAGGTGCATGGGGGGGAATCGGATCCCCCGGGGGGACATATCCATGGAGCTGATCCCGATTCCTCGTCTCTCCCCCCGGGGACAGGTCCATGGGGCCGATCCCGATCCGGATTGCCCCGCCCTAGCGCTGACCTGGCTCCCCCTCCCGGGCTGGCCgggccccgggctgggctgccggGCTCCGGCTCCAGGCAGGGCgggaagagcagctgctgcaggagggagAAGTCGGGGGGGTGCCCGTCCAGGAACAGCTCCCCCTCcatgcgcggggccgggagcctcGCTGCGGGGAGCGGCCGGAGCAAGGCCgcagccccagctggggggcgggcggggaCTTAACCGGACACACCTGGGCAGCCGGGGCCTCGCCCTATAAGAGCCCGGAGGGCCGGGGCGGCCCGGGCTGGAGGAAGCCTGGCCAGGTCGGGGGGGGGTCTCGTGTCTCTTTGTgctggtatgggggggggggtgatgccCACCTGCCCCAGCAGTTGGGTGTCTGCcccctctggggggaggggccgcagCGGGTTtgcagctgggagggggcagggccctgccctgctctgccaagCCCTGAAGCGTGGGAGGGCCCCAGAGCGGCTCCCCCCGGAGCAGGGGTAGGAGCTCTCAtcccagtggggctgggggagacccGGACACCCCCCCGTCTCCCCCTTGCCCGGGCTGTGGATGGTGAGCACCACCTAGGGGTGATTCTCCCCCCACCTAGCAGCGCAGCCCCTGCCTCAGCTAGTCCCTGCCTCCCAGTCAATGGGGCAGCCCCAAAGGCAACCTGGCAGGTGAGTGAATGCATGTGACCCACAGCTGTGAGCGCTGGAGACCCCCCCTCATACTGCTGTGGTTATGCCAAGGGTGCATTTGCTCagacttccctcctctccccctgccactctggcctgggctatgcagggggtcagactagggGCTCCcaggggtcccttctggcttggGGATCTGTGCATACAGCCAGGGTCCTGCTGGGCCTGGGAGCCCCTCGGGCGCATGGTGCTGCACGTGGCAGGCAGAGCGGCTGGACGGTCCAGAGGCTACAGcaatggagctgggccagtgcTGTCCTGCATGGCACGGGCAGGTCCCTGGGTCCCCCCATTCCCTCTGTCCTGGCTTGGGGGAGATCTTTGGGACTGGGTCATCGGACCGACTGTAATACCCCCAATGAACAAGCCTGGGGGAAGAGCTGGTCTGGGTCTCAGGTCTCCTGCAGGCTCTGGGGGCCTGGACGTGGCCGAGCTGGGCAAGGTGAATCCCGCAGGCCTGGCTCTGGCATCCCCTCCCTTGCCGGGGTGCCCTAGCAGGCTGAGGTCTCAGCTCAGTTCCTGTTGGGTGAGTGACCTTGGGCTCAGGAATCCAGACCCTCCATGGGCTGAGTCTGGGGGGTCTCAGACCACCTGCCCTCGGCTGTCCTACCAACGCCAAACCACGCAGGGTGGTCAGGAGAACACCCAGGACGCAGGTCCTGTTGCCACGGAGCTAAAGGGGCTGGAATGTTCCCACTTCCCCAGGCAGGAGAGTGACACGGCACATGCCACCAAAGCTAAAAGGCTTCAGGTCAGacaccgccccccccctccccgcccgcaATGACTTGCTAAGCTGCTGTGACTGTTCCcagcccttcccacccccccagtgggggctgggtggggagatgGTCGAGTGGGTTTCTGCTGCACCACTTGTGCACATCTCATGGGAGGGTGGAGCTGCCCCAAAGGGCAGGGGCACGGCCCCATCAGTacaatgcagccatctctggggtgggacacaACCACTGTTTGTCAACCAGACAGCAACAGTTTAgcagaggggggtgtgtgtgtgtctgtctgggggcagatGCAGTGTTCTCTCTTTGCAGACAGGTAAAATAGTCAGCACCTGGACAGGCGTTTGGCTGGCAAAGCTGGTTCCTGGCTTTCAGTGGGATCCAGCCCCCAGGATGCTGGGGCGTCTGGCAGCTCAGCTCCCCTGAGGCATCCCGCTGAGTCTAGCACCGATGCCAAGGGAGGAGCGCAGCAGCCAGCCCAGCCAGCTCCCGCGTGTGGTGGTAAGACACCTGCTAGGAGCGTGTGTAACCCGGCAACCCCCTCGTCTTCCCTGGCTGACGTTCAGCCACCTCCCGTGCTCCAGGGGGGCTGCAGAAGGGTTCCGGTTCTGCAGCTGCCTGTGAGGTTCCGAAGCCCCTCAGCCTGTGGGGGTGGCACCAAGGAGGGGTAAATCTTGTACCACTGACGCTCAGCTCAGCTGTAACGAGTGTTCGGCTTGGGCTGGAGAGCGAGCGGCTCTCTGCTCCCTACTGCGCCCGTGCGGACAGTCTCAGGTCTGGGGGCCGGGGAAGAGAGCAGGCAGCGTGTTGTACAAACGTGAGCTTTAATATAATAaaatgtggctgcagcaggggcagtgGCCCTGATCCTGAGGTTACAGGGTGAGTGACTGTGACCAGCCCAGAGAATATGCTGCTTTGGTCCCTGCCGTCCCACGTTAAATGGCACAGAGAACGCACCAAGGCCCCTCATGTATATTAAAGCACGCCATGAGAAACTGACCTCCAGGCAGGGTGAAtgcagagcgccccctgctggcccccccACAACCTGCCCTCCTTCCGCTCCCCGGGATGGGCTGCGGGGTTTGTTCACCACCACCAATAAATACACGTTCCCTGAACAGAAAAGGCCGGGCTGTTGTACggccccctctcctcctctgtcccacgtcgctgctggggagggggtggcagagctgggatggaTTCGGGGGGGTTATTCTAGCATCTTTGCTGCTgccatcttcctcctcttccccccacccgcccccaggCCTGTAGGAAGCTCGGCACTTCACCTTGGGCTTATAAAactaacaacccctccccccacctctccatgTCACCAGCAGGCCCCCCGGGGGAGCTTTCTCCGACCAGCCCCCCTTGCTTTGGGCTCTCTAAGGCCCAGCCCCAGAGCCACGGGCAGCCCCGAGACTCCTCCAGCCTTCAGTGGGGCTTGGGAACGTGGCCATCCACGTAGAAGTTCCTGGTGATTTTGGGCAGGGTGAACTCCGCCCCCTCCAGCTCTTTGGTGAGGATGATCTGACAACCGAGCCGGGAGTTCTCCTGCAGCTGCGGGGCCAGGTCCAGCATGTCTTCCTCCCTAGGGAAGCCGAAGAGTCAAGGGTGAGTCCGCATGGCAGGGGGACGTTAGCTGGTTGGCAGCATTTCCCAGGCTGAACGCAGGCGActttcactgaaatgcagccgctgctgggggggaggagggcagcagcTGAACAGACCCCACCCAGTATTGcaaagggaaagaacaggctTGGGGCTAAAACACTGGGCCCCAGGAGCCCTGGGTTCGAGTCACAGCTTTGGCAATGCTTGCGGTgaccggggggaggggcactgactggctctgggcctcagtttccctcacctgtaaaatggagaaaattCTTCATTGGTCTGTTTAGACGGTGAGGAGCAGGGACCCTGCTGCTGCATCCAGCACACGGGGGGAGGAATACAGAGCCCTGCtttcctggtgtgtgtgtgtgtggggggggcagcagggcccaggcgcCCAGAGGCCGTTACCTTTCGTCAGGGACAGGCAGCTTGTCCACCAACTCCTGGCTCACATAGACGTGGCAGGTGGAGCAAGCCAGGGAGGCTTCGCAGGCGCCTAGGAACACAAGAGCGGAGGGTCAGGGGGCAGACAAGGCCCCTGcggtggaaggggggagggggtgcctgaGCTGCCcccagggagaagggggagcccAGCCGTGTGCCTGTAGTGAGGGCAGACTACATGAGTCCCTCACCtctgacccctcctgcccccgggtCCAGCTCTGGGACACCCTCCAGCAGCCTGACTGCCTCAGTGCCCCCATTCTGGATTCTTGGGGGGAACAGGAGTCCGGCTACAGGGAGGAACGTGCGGGGACCATGAGCTtgaccccgccctgccccttcccacctccctgcATCATGGCCCCCCTCTGGGGACTTGGCAAAATCCCCtgaaatgcagggagggggagggagcactgAAGAGATTCCAGGTGCTCCCGTGGCCATACCAGACGCTGGCAGCTGCCGGGGCCCAGGGAGTGCCTGACTCACGCCGGCCCACGGAGCTGTCTGCATCCCCAATTGTCTaccacccagcctggggcaggggagggcagagcgGCACAGACCTTCCAGTTCGATGTTGTGCCTCTGGGCCAGACGCAGCACGTCCTCCCCCACGCGCCCCTGCACGGGGATCCGGCACCCAGAACGGTCAATGAAAACCACGTTCACTCTAGAGGAGGGAAGAGGGGTGTTGGAGAAACACAATCAGATTCGGCCACTTACTGCAGCCACTGGAAGACGGGGGCTAGCAGGATTATATAGAGTGAAGGGAGCCAGGGCTGCtgacgggggtgagggggatcAGTTCTCAGGGCACACGCAGCAGACCTCCAAATGTTAGGGCAGCCTGCCAGCCAGCTGGAATGGGACCACGGGGCAATCCTGGTGCTTCTCTCTTCCACCAGGGCGATTGACAGGCATTAGCCACACGCCTGCCCCAGGTTGCACAGCGCATTACAGAGCAAGGTCAGGCTCATCCTAGTCATGTGACaggtggggaaactaaggcacagagcaaCCCAGAGACTTGccccagtgacagagctgggaacagaaccctggtctcccaaatcccagcccAGCGCTGCACCCACGTGGACATGCTGCCACTCTTGCAGGGCTGCAGAGCCCCCCCCGGACCCCATTCTCTGAGCCCCCCTACAGAGGGCAGGGGCAAGATCTGGAAATATCATTTGGATACCCCAGTGCTCACATCCGCCTGGTGAGGGAGGCAGGTATGATCCTCGTTTTACTGACCAGGGACAAagaggggcagtgacttgccagaggtcacacagggagttgaGGTCAGccctgggattagaacccaggcatcctgcacCCCAGTGCTGCGCTCAGCCCACTACTGCCCCACATCCTTCTGGACCAGGTCTGGCAGCCTCTGAAAACAGAGACCATCCTGGCTGAGGAGGCAGCGTAACTCCTCCAACGCGATGGCTGCAAAAAGAACCTGGTACTTACATGTCGCCCGCGGGCTCCGCTGTGCAGCTCTCGTCTTCCGCCTGGAACACCCCTGGGAAAAATACATTGCAGCTCAGCTAGCAGACGACCTCCCCGGGGCCCGTCAGCCCAGCCTGAGCGGGGCAGGAGCGTGAAAGCTCACGGGGCAAAGAGTGTACTGGGACGGTACCCGAGGCGGTGGCGCAGGGATGTCCCTgacggggcagggggaggcagcagggatgggAATGGCAGGTTAAAATAGGCCCAGTTCGAATAGGCAATGGACAGAAGGAGCGTCAGGCTCAAGCCCATATGGCAGGACCATTAATCCCAACTGGACCGAGACCTTGGGAAGGCGCCTAAGGGAATTAGGAGCCCAATTCACACTGAAAGGCAGCGGGAAGGGGGGTGCGTCCTGTAGGCACCCAACACCCAACGCGTGACACGCAGGCTCCTGCAGAACAAGTCAGCCTGGTGCGCAGCCGGGCGTCGCACACCAGTGCGCACCCCGTCTGCACCATTCGCACCAGCATCGTGCGACTTGCACGGGGGTGGCAATCACACCCCACTAGGGTGAGAATAGTGACATGAGTCTGGTGGGGCTCAGCCCAGTTCACAGgggtccccccccgccccatggcagcTCCCGCTGGGAGGCCCGAGGCGGGGCAGGCCAGGGCCGAGCCCGCTTCTCCCCCGGGGCTGTGGGGGCCCCACGCGCGGCTCTGCCCTAGCTCGGGGTGCCCCGCCCCACGGAGACTGGGGGGGctgcccccccggcccggccccgccccgccccacctgcCGTGCGGAAGCCCCGCGCCGGGCGGAGCCGCAGCCCCCCGGCCGCCCCCAGTAGCAGCCGAGTCACAGCCCCGCCACCGGCGGCCATGGAGGCCGCCATGACAGGCGTCACGTGACCCAGGCCGAGGTCAGAGGTCACTGGCGGCGGCTGCTGAGTGCAGGAGACAGGCGGGACCAGGAGGGAGGCGGAGGGGCGGGGCCatgatgggggggcggggctgggaccggggggggttggggggctggggctatgcgagggggaggggcttgggaccaggagggggttggggggttgggaccatggcagggggtgggggtgggaccaggagggggttgggggggctggggctatgcgggggggaggggctgggaccaggaccaggagggggttggggggctggggctatgccggaggggcggggctgggaccaggagggggttggggggctggggctatgccagggggaggggctgggaccaggagagggttggggctacaccaggggcaggggctatgctggggggaggggctgggggctacaccatgggcagggggcagggccctgccagGCACCGCCGTGCCCAAGCCCAGCCCAGGCCGGATCTCAGCCTGGTGCCAGCCATGCTCTgtgggcagcagctgcagcctggcCTGCACCCATCCCAGGGGGCAGCACCTATGGGGCCAAAGGGACCTGGCTCGTCCCCGTTTCAGTGGAGTCAGACGAAGCCTCCCTgggtccctctgccccagcaccccAGGAGCTGAGCGCCTGATCTATCGGGCACCGGGGCCAGCAGCCACAGCGGATCACGCCCTAGCCTGGGACGCAGCAGAGCTGGGTTCTAGGTGCCGGGCTCGGTGCCTGGCCTTAGGCACAGCACGTCCCTGCTCTACCCCCCTTTCCAGAGGCAGGAGCTGAACGTTACCAACCTGCTgcgtaaagcgctttgagatctgccCCCGCAACACACCTGCTAAGAGCTGGGACGGGGACAGATGGGGACCTGGGCCCCAGAGGCTGCGGCAGAGCAGGGAACGCAGCTGGGAAGTGGGAGATGGGCTCAGGGCCCTcccgctgcccag encodes the following:
- the ZGLP1 gene encoding GATA-type zinc finger protein 1 isoform X1, producing the protein MEGELFLDGHPPDFSLLQQLLFPPCLEPEPGSPARGPASPGGGARPAGRPRPEPLPSMACCLQVPDSSALSFLQESAQRLPQAPGGQQEPSRPPPPGPAVRPGRSAPPQPQPGAGASPLAALGTCSPMDTLSLISLHCSHLVSGAAAPASPPETGAGPPTRSPCPLPIDFNGDPPREAGAAGQEGRSGEPGAGGPSQPEPGCRRRNPRKQPAPSRSAEARDPSFQGVTLCMRLCLCQGSSDGYQLLIRPQFSSATCGKRSRNPNPSPISLTREFCRASSSEEDQGSLSVQSAKCCASCQTRKTPLWRIAEDGIPLCNACGIRYKKYRIRCFRCWNIPKKSGKPYSRCSNCGDRLRVAVAQQRTGKRKCDDLLKSQARTLCY
- the ZGLP1 gene encoding GATA-type zinc finger protein 1 isoform X2, producing the protein MEGELFLDGHPPDFSLLQQLLFPPCLEPEPGSPARGPASPGGGARPAGRPRPEPLPSMACCLQVPDSSALSFLQESAQRLPQAPGGQQEPSRPPPPGPAVRPGRSAPPQPQPGAGASPLAALGTCSPMDTLSLISLHCSHLVSGAAAPASPPETGAGPPTRSPCPLPIDFNGDPPREAGAAGQEGRSGEPGAGGPSQPEPGCRRRNPRKQPAPSRSAEARDPSFQGVTLCMRLCLCQGSSDGYQLLIRPQFSSATCGKRSRNPNPSPISLTREFCRASSSEEDQGSLSVQSMLLFRNKKTFTIKW
- the FDX2 gene encoding ferredoxin-2, mitochondrial, which encodes MAASMAAGGGAVTRLLLGAAGGLRLRPARGFRTAGVFQAEDESCTAEPAGDIVNVVFIDRSGCRIPVQGRVGEDVLRLAQRHNIELEGACEASLACSTCHVYVSQELVDKLPVPDEREEDMLDLAPQLQENSRLGCQIILTKELEGAEFTLPKITRNFYVDGHVPKPH